Proteins encoded within one genomic window of Dyadobacter chenhuakuii:
- a CDS encoding type II toxin-antitoxin system RelE family toxin yields the protein MVVQYVKRFSKDLKNTPKDIQRKVFDIIAVLESAHNLESSGLDYKRIEGQKRGENYFRIRIGDWRIGIECIHPDITLLRILSRGDMYKSFPPKL from the coding sequence ATGGTAGTTCAATACGTTAAAAGGTTTTCAAAAGATTTAAAAAATACACCGAAGGACATTCAAAGGAAGGTTTTTGATATTATCGCAGTATTGGAATCAGCACATAATCTTGAAAGCTCAGGTTTAGATTACAAGCGAATTGAGGGACAGAAAAGGGGCGAAAACTACTTTCGGATCAGGATAGGGGATTGGCGGATCGGGATTGAATGTATTCATCCCGATATCACTTTGTTACGTATCCTTAGTCGTGGTGATATGTACAAATCCTTCCCGCCCAAGCTCTAA